A region of the Paracoccus pantotrophus genome:
CGCCTGGAACTGTCCACCGTCGCCTGGGATGCCGAAGGGCGCGGCACCATCCTGGCGCATGAAACCGTCTGGGGCGATCCGCTGGCAAATGACGTTTGGGTCGCGTTGGCCGATCTAATCGGCAGGCGCTTTCAGCACCCGCGGGGCGGCACTATCGCTTATGACAAGGTGCTTTGCGATGCCGGCGACGGCGTACGGGCTGCTGCGATCTATTCCTTCTGCCGTGGTAGGGCGCCGCTTGTGTTCGCGTCAAAGGGCGTCAGCGGATGGAAACAACCGCCCGTCACGCTTGGCAAGGCTGCTGACAAGACGATCCGCCTGCAACTGCTGGGCGTCGATGGACTCAAAGACCGCGTTCACCGCATGGCGACAGCCGGGACACTCGCGTTCAGCGACAGCTTGCCCCCGACCTATTGGGAACAGCTGGCAGGCGAGGAAATCCGCGTGAAATACAGCCGCGGTTTCGCGGTGCGGCAGTGGCATCAGATAACCGGGCGCCGATCCGAAGCCCTCGATTGCGCTGTTATGGCGCTGGGTGCAAAGCACCTGCTCCACTGGAAGCCTGACCGGCGCGCCGAAGAACTGAGTTCCGCCGCCGCGCCCCGAAAGGCACCCGCGGTTATTCGCTCCAAATGGCTGTCGGGCGGCTAGCCTGGCTGAATATTTTCAGCGCCTGCTATCCAATCGGTGCAATCGCGCCAAGTCCCTTCAAACAGGACCTCGCCCGTGTCTTGCCGCGTGATTTGATAACGAATCGGCTGATCTAGGATATCGTAAGCGTGGTTCCTTATTTCCTGGACGAAATAACCTTTTTCACGGAATGGGTTACTCATTGCGCGGCCCTTTCTGCGAGCGCATAAAGATAACCGACTCCAAAGCCCGTTTCATTGGCTGCCGCGGCGCGGATTTTCTGCACCAGTAGCGGCATATTTCCGGTTTTGCAAATGGCTGCGAGGTCGTGCGCAGCTTCGGCCCTGCCTCTGGCGCATTCCATTGAATAATCCATGGTGATTCCCTTCGTTGCGATGGGATCACCATGGCGAGAAAATTCGACCAATGCTAGAAACGAATAAAGTGGGTTTCACTTTAAAAGTGAAACTTAGCGGCCTGACCGGGTTGCGATGATGGTGGCAATGTTCCCAGCCTTGAAGGCTTCCGCCGCGCGCGCGATGATCATGGCCGCAGCGGCTTCTGTTGCGTCCGCAATGTCGGGGGATGTGCTTACGAAAGGGATGCGGGCAAAATCCCGCCCGACACGCGCAATCGCCATGCTGGGCGTGAGCCAATCGGGAACTTCGTGACCCTCGAAAATCGAAGTCCGTTCCGCTTGGGTTGCCGGTCGCACCCAGGCGCGCCGCTTTGGAAAACGCTGGGCGAAGCGGCTGTCGATTTTTGCGGATGATTCGAGGCTCATTTTTCCTGCTGCTGCTGAAAGGTGGGGCGGCGCCAATCCCTTAACGCCGCCCCCTTCGCCCATCGAAGCCGCACCGGGCAGGGAGGATGATCTGCCCGGTGCGAGACCAACCTACATCCATCTAACGCGCCGCGTCAAGTTATTTGACTCGACGCGTCAAGTGTGCGATAGCCTGGTTGACCAGGAGGCTGCATGAAAACCTTTCTCGATACCGCCCGAGCCATGGCCGCCGTTGACGCGATGCCGCACGAGCTGATTCCGACGCTGCTGCGACGAATCCGCATTTTCGACGCCAAGGGACTCATCCCTGTCCAGCGCGGCGAAACCGGACGACGCGAGGGACGACTCGACATTGCGGGCGCATGTATGGCGCGCGTCATGTCGGAACTGATCGACTTCGGACTCGACGCCGAAACCCTGCGCGGGCTGCGCCAGCGCCTCGACTTCATGGACCCGGAAAAACAACGCAGCGAATTCGCCAGCGCCGTGGAACTGATCCGGGAAGGGACGCCGATCCGGTTGCGTGTCTGGCTGAACCTGCAGCTTGACCCGTGGGCGAAGTTTCACAGTTTCGCGCTCGACGGGCTGCCCGAGACCGACGACACGCTGCGGGCCGAGCGCGCCCGTGCGATGCTGAAGGGACCGGAAAGCCGCGCGCTGCTGTCGCTAGATCTTACGGGCCTGCTGGAGCCGTTTATCGTCGCGTTCGAGGAAGCCTGATGCGCTGGCCCCGCCTGTTCAACCGCACCCTCGCCGCGCCTGCGCAGGTTCACCCTACCGCCGTGCGGATGCTGGAAGGCGCAAGCGGCAAGCGGTGGTCGTCAACCCCGGCTTTCGGGGCGACTGGTAGCGAGGTGCTGGCGGGTGCTGCTCAGGTTCGGGGCCGGGCGCGTCATCTGCGCTTCAACGATCCCACGGCGGGCAATGCCGCTGAAATCCTGAAAACCGCGCTTGTCGGCTATGGTGTGACCGCCGCCAGCCTTGGCGATGATGATGGCGCGCGCGAAGATCACGACGCTGGATTCACCGCATGGGCCGAGCGCAACCAATTCGGCGCACTGCTGGCCGAGGTCGCCGACGCTCTGGTGACGGATGGCGAGGCGCTGCTGATCCTGCGCGCCGATGCGGAAGGCGCGTTGCGGTTGCAGCACGTCCCCGCCGAGCAACTGGACGAGTCCTATAGCGTCGAACTGAGCGAAGGCCGCTACATCGCCGCGGGCATCGAATATGATTCCGACGATCAGCCGATTGCCTATCACTTCCGCCCGGCGCGCCCGACAGATCAATATCAGAGCTTCCGCGCCCCGGTGCGCGTCGATGCTGCAGACGTGATTCACCTGTTCCGGCGCCTTGGCGCGGGGCAAACGCGCGGCCTGTCATGGTTTGCGCCTGTCATTCTGCCGCTCAATGAACTGAGCCAGCTTCAGGACGCGCTCCAGGTCAATGCGAAGATTCAAGCCATGATGGCCGGCTTCATCATTGACCAGAACGGCACCGGGCCGAATCCCTTCGCCCCGGACGGCGCCGACCAACTGAACCTGAGCCTTGAGCCTGGCGTCATGCGCGTTCTTCCGCAGGGCTGGGACGTGAAATTCAGCCAGCCGCAACAGATGGCGCAAGCGGTTGATCTGGTGGCCGTCAGCCTGCGCCAGATCGCGGCGGGCTTGCAGATTCCAGAGTTCCTGCTGTCGGGTGATATGCGCGGCGTCAACTATTCCAGCGCCCGGACGGCTTTGGTGCAGTTCCGCGCCCATATCGAGGCGATCCAGCACACGCTTATCGTCCCTGCGCTGAATCGCATTTGGGCGCGTTGGCAGTTGCTCGAATCCCTGCGGGGCTCAAATACCGCCGATCCCGCTGCGCCGGCAGAATGGCATTTCCCCAAACCGCAATGGGTTGACCCGGAGTCCGACGCCAAGGCCACCCGCGAAATGCTGGATATGGGGCTGATCAGCCGCCGCATGGCCGTGGCGCAGCTTGGCTATGACGTGGCGCAGGTCGACGCGGAAATCGCAGCCGACCGGCAGCGCGAGGCGGCACTGGGGCTGAACTTTTCGGTTCAGTTTAAGAACAAAACGGAATCAAACGATGAACAAACGAATAACGGCGAATCCCAAGATCGCGACCCGAGTCCGGCCGCGCGATCCTGAGCCCGACCGCGCGGCGGGCGACTGGTACACGCGCACCATGCCGCGGGCGGGCGACCTGGATGAGGATGCGCGCACCTTCCGCGCAATCGTCGCGACCAGTGTGCCGGTCCCGCGTCGCGATGCCCGCGGGGCGTTCCTCGAAATCCTCGATCCCGCGGGCCTGGAAAACGAGCCCGACGACGACAGGCCGCTGCTGATCGATCACCGCGCCAGCGCCCGCGAGACGGTGGGCCGTGCGAGCGGATTCACGGTCGACAATTCCGGCGTCCATGCCGTGCTGCGTCTTGGCGCTGCCGACGATGTGGAGCCGATCCTGCAGCGCGTGAAGGACGGCACCCTGCGCCACGTCAGCGCCGGCTACCGCGTCCTGGAATGGCGCGAAGGGCGCGACGAGCAGGGGCAGCGGACCAAGACCGCGACGCGCTGGCGCATCCTGGAAATTTCATTGGTTCCGATCCCGGCTGACCGAAATGCAATCATTAAACGAGGTGCAGAAATGCCTTTTGACATCGAAACCCGCGCGGCGCTGATCGAGACGCTTCGCAGCGCGTGCAACCTGCCCGAGGAATGGGGCGACGATCTGACCGAGGAAGCCGTGACCGACGACGAGGTGCGCGAAGCTGCCCACGAGGCGATGCTGAAGCGCAGCGCCCCGAAGATCCGCATCACCCGCGACCATACCGACCCGGCCGCGATCCAGACCCGCGCCGCCGATGCGCTGGCCTATCGCATGGTGGGCGGTGAACTGCCCGAGGCGAGCCGGGAATATGTCGGCATGTCCATGCGCGAACTGGCGGCCGAAAGCCTGACCCGTTCGGGCGTGTCGACCCGCGGCATGAGCGTCGATGAGGTGTTCGCCCGCAGCCTGGGTGCGAGCGACTTCCCGTTGCTGGTCAGCAACGCCATGGGGAAGGTTGCTGCTCAGGCATATCGGGCTGCGGAGTCCCCCCTGAAGGCTTTGGCCCGGCAACGGACGCTGC
Encoded here:
- a CDS encoding phage portal protein translates to MRWPRLFNRTLAAPAQVHPTAVRMLEGASGKRWSSTPAFGATGSEVLAGAAQVRGRARHLRFNDPTAGNAAEILKTALVGYGVTAASLGDDDGAREDHDAGFTAWAERNQFGALLAEVADALVTDGEALLILRADAEGALRLQHVPAEQLDESYSVELSEGRYIAAGIEYDSDDQPIAYHFRPARPTDQYQSFRAPVRVDAADVIHLFRRLGAGQTRGLSWFAPVILPLNELSQLQDALQVNAKIQAMMAGFIIDQNGTGPNPFAPDGADQLNLSLEPGVMRVLPQGWDVKFSQPQQMAQAVDLVAVSLRQIAAGLQIPEFLLSGDMRGVNYSSARTALVQFRAHIEAIQHTLIVPALNRIWARWQLLESLRGSNTADPAAPAEWHFPKPQWVDPESDAKATREMLDMGLISRRMAVAQLGYDVAQVDAEIAADRQREAALGLNFSVQFKNKTESNDEQTNNGESQDRDPSPAARS
- a CDS encoding prohead protease/major capsid protein fusion protein; the encoded protein is MNKRITANPKIATRVRPRDPEPDRAAGDWYTRTMPRAGDLDEDARTFRAIVATSVPVPRRDARGAFLEILDPAGLENEPDDDRPLLIDHRASARETVGRASGFTVDNSGVHAVLRLGAADDVEPILQRVKDGTLRHVSAGYRVLEWREGRDEQGQRTKTATRWRILEISLVPIPADRNAIIKRGAEMPFDIETRAALIETLRSACNLPEEWGDDLTEEAVTDDEVREAAHEAMLKRSAPKIRITRDHTDPAAIQTRAADALAYRMVGGELPEASREYVGMSMRELAAESLTRSGVSTRGMSVDEVFARSLGASDFPLLVSNAMGKVAAQAYRAAESPLKALARQRTLPNFKQSTSIRLGEMGRLEEMSEHGEFTHTSRAESGETMSLKTFGLAINVSRKLLIDDDLGLLGDMTSTLGQAAAQTEAEELVALLTGNPNLSDGVPVFDASRGNTSAWDLDDGALGSVRQHLRTVKGVDGKTIIAAKPKFLVVGPELETTAEKLLAAIYATTTEDANPFAGKLSLVVEPRIADDSWFVLADPASVPSLQYAYLSAAQGVQIQRQEAWDTLGLKFRAWLDFGCGWLDWRGAYRSTGL